The Deinococcus multiflagellatus region GCACTGCCGGTAGGATTTATGGTGCTTCGAACGAGACGCGCTGCGTGTAGCCCTGGTATTCCGACAGCCAGCGCTTCCTGGCATCCGACTGCCCTTTCGTCGCCAGAATGAAGTTGAGATACGACCGCACGTCCGTTCCCTTGGACTCATCCCAGACACCGTGGTGGTCATCCAGCAGGAACACGGTTGGATCTTTCTTTTGAGTGAATGCCAGAATGCACGCGCGGTAGTCGCTGAACATGTCGAACGGGCGCATGCTCTGGTGAAACTCCTCAACGCTCAGGGCCTGACCATGAAAACCCATTTCGGGTTCGTAGTAGATCTCATCTGCCCAATCCCGGGTCAGCACTTCCTTCAGCGGCAGGATATGAATGGCGGCTGAGGCATACTCATCACTACTGTTCTCAACGTCCATGTCGGGAAATTCAAGAAAAAACGCCTGGCGCTCTTCTTCGGTCAGTTCGGGGTTGAGAAACCACTTCAACCTCAGGCCATTCATCTGGCCATAAAAGGCCCGGAGATCGTCGGTGAGCTCGTAGCCCGTCTCCGCTTCAAGGCCCCGGATATCAGCTTCAGACAGCGCTTCGCCTAACTCAAACCGCTCAACCGTGAATTGAGGATGGGCGCGCAGCTCAGCGGCCAGGTCGGCAAACGCTTGTCGGTAATCAGGAAATGTTTGGGTCATGGTGTTGGGGTGCGCGGCAGGTTGGCCGCTGAAGGCAGACTATCGGGCAGAACGTTGTTGACATCACCGCTGCCGCCATTGCCCGCGTCGCTCCAGCTAAAGGTGGTGTTGTCGAAGGCCAGTTCTGACCACTCCACGCTGAGGCCCAGGGCCACTTCTTCCTGCTCAAACTTGAGGAACTTCAGCATCCGCTCCGCGTCCTGGCGATCTTTGCCAGGTCCCAGGGTAGCGATACGGGCTGTGAGTTGCTGCTGCACAGCGCGCATAGGGTGGGTGCCATGCCGGGCGCGAACGTTATAGCGCACCGTCTTGCCGGCCATGATGGCCGCCTTGATGTGCTTTTCGAACAGGTGGTAGTGGCTCTGTCCCGAGCGGTTGTTGGCGGCTTGCGTCAGGGTCACCAGGTTGTAAGCGGCGCCAGGACCACCCAAACCTTCGTTCAGGAGGTGCCCACGTACCCAAGCCTTGGGCCGCGCAGCATTCAAGCTGCGGTACAGAGCACTGTCATCTCGGTCCTGGGGCTTGGAACCCTCCAGATACCGTTGATTCAGCACTTTGGCATTCATCCAGGTGCCCTCGCCGTTCTGGATACCGCCAAAGCGAACGATGCTGACATGGTTCTGCTTGAACTGCTCCATGATGGTTTCAATCGTGTCGGCGAGCGTTTGCAGCTGCCCAAGCACTGCCGGATTCCCGGCGGTTGTCTGACGATTGAGGTTGTGGCTGTCAATATCCCCAGCCAACTGAATGGCTCTGGCCTTGAGACTGTTGAGCTGAGGAATCGCCGCCGCTTCCACATGCTGGTCGTCAATGGGGATGCTGGTGATGAAATCGTTGAACGTGCGCGGCCGACTATGAATCATCAGGCTCGATGACTTGCCATCTGACTTGAAGATCAGGGTGTGTGGGGCCTGCTGTTTGGGCTCAATCTTGGCGGTCAGCACCTGCGCCTTGGCTGCTGGGGCACCGGGCTTTTGCTCCCCTGTTTTGCCTTTGCCAAGGATCGCCTTGATCCGCCCCACCAGCTTGTCAATGTGGGCATCCAGGCGAGCGCGCAGCCGCTTCACCGTGTTCTTGATGCGGGTGCCGAAGTTGCCCAGGCCCACCAGTTTGCCCAGGAAGGTCAGCACGATGGGAATGCTGCCGCCAATCGTCCGCTCAATGAAGCCTGCCGCTGCCCCCACCTGGCCCCCAGCAATCGCCTGGACGCTGCCCAGCGCGTTCATGATCACGCCCATGATCTGCCCACTCTGGCTGATCAGCGTCTGCACGCCCTGAAACGCGGTGAGCAAGGCTTGGACAAAAGCGCCGCCCGGAACCAGCATGGACGCCACTTTGGCCGCTCCTGCGGTGACCAGTGACCGGGTGACCTCACCTTTGAGGCTGTCCACCACACCTTTGCCGATGGCCCCTTGCTGCCCCTTCACCTCTGGCGCCTGATGCAGCCCCTTGGTGAGAGACGCCAGCGCGCCACCCGCCTTCTCGGCCAGCGCCACCTTCTGCTCGCCGCCCTGGCCCAGTTCCTTGACCAGCCGGCCGCGCAGGGCGTGGTAGGTCAGCCCCATCACACTCAGGGCGGTCATGAACACGCCTTTGAGGTCCAGGGTGGCGGGGAACTGAATCCCCGATGCCCCGGTGAGCCAGGTGCCCAGCCCCTCTTTGAGCCACTTGCCGGCATTGGTGCGGAACTGTCCGAACCCTTGGGTCAGCGCTTTCAGGAGGTTGCCCGCAAACTGGGCTGGATTGCGCAGCACTTGCATGATCACGTCGCCGCCCTGTTTGAGGAGGCCCATGACCTTCTTGCCCACGGGGCCCAGCCCAGCTTCAATGGCCGTCAGGGCAATGGTGGCGATGTGCCTTGCCGAGCCGGCGATCAGGCGTTTGAGGCCGTCCGCCCGGCGGGTCAGGGCCGCTTTGGCCGCTCCTAAATCGGGGGGAAACTTGGCAATGGCGCCTTTGACCTCACCCAGGACGCTGCCCAGTTGGAGCTTGCCCAGTTCGCCCTTGAACCACGCCCAGGCTTTGGGGATCAGGTTCTGCTGCCGCACCACCTTCAGCATGTCCTTGAACGGGCCCGGGACCAGCCCGGCCAGCGCGTCGAGGATGGCGCCTGGGTTCTGATCCATCCGCTTGCCGGTCACGAGGTCTTTGCCGAAGGCCAGGCACAGTTCGCGGTAGCCTGGGATGTTGGCGGCGAGGTCGGACACCTTGTCCAGCACGAAGTTCCGCTGAATCGTCAGTCCGCCTGTGGTCTGCCGCTGGATGCCTAAAGCCGTGAAGGGCTGGTGCAGGGCGGTCGTGACGGCGCCACTTTGGGCACGTTGCAGGGCAGCACCTTTGGAGTAGACGCCGGGCGCGTGGGGGCTTGGCGGCAGGAGGCTTTTGGGACTGGGCATGATCTGGGCCAGCTTGGCGCCCATGTTCCGGGCCTCACTTTCCAGCCCAGCATCCGGGTCCACGCCGGGCCCAACGCGGCCCTGGCTCTGCTGCACGGTGTGGGTCACCTCGTGCGCCAGCAACTCCAGGCCGCTCTGCGTGTTGGGGCTGAATTTGCCGCTCTGGAAGAAGATGTCCGTCCCTGTAGTGAACGCAATCGCGTTGACCCCTTTCGCCAGCTTGTCCGCTTCGGCATCGTCGTGAATGCGGACCCTGCTCAGGTCGTGGTTTAGCCCCTGTTCGAGGTGGCGTTGAATGGCTTCGGGGAGGGGGTTGCCGGCGCCTCTGCGGGCTTGAATGCGCTGCAACACCGGCTGCGTCGCTTCGGCGTCCAGTTCGGCCAGTTGGCGTTGCAGGCTGGTGCGCTGTTCGGCCGTCGCGCGCTGCTGGGTTTCGGCTTCATACCGCTGCGCCGCTGTATCTATTGCCCGCTGCAGCGCCACCCGCTCGCCAGCAGGCACCATCCCCAGGACCACGCGGCTCACCGGGGCGCTGATCTCGTGGCGTTGCAGCGTGGCCAGGTGCTCGCCATAGGTGTCATAGCGAGCCTGGGTGGGGCCTCGGTCTGTGCGGAACCCCTGGGCCAACGTCTGCGCCACCTGCCTCTGCAGTGCGGTGAACTGGGCGTACTGGCGGCTGTCCAGCGCCTTGCCCTCAACCTGTTCGGCCTGATGCCGCATCACCGTCACCCAGTCGCCCGGAGTCTGCGGCTTGGTGGGGAGGGGCTGGGCTTCACGCTGCAGGGGCGCAGCCTCCACCTGTGGCAAGGCGTCCAGTTGATCAGCCAGCGCCTGCCGCTGGACCTGGACGCGCTGGACTTCCTGCCGGTCCAGTGTGGCGGCCTGCAGAGGCGCCTGCGCAGCTTGCCGCTGCGCTGTAACTGGGCGCAGGGTATGGCGCTGCACGGCCTGCTGCGCCTGGGCCTGCCGGAGCTCGGCCTCGGGGACCTGCGCCTGCGCCTGGGAAGAAGTGACCGACCGTTGGGGCTTGTCGTGGGTGGATTGACGGCGCTGCACCAGTGTCATTGCTGACCTCCCGAACAGTCCCTAGTGTAACCGGCTCCTGAGCGCCTGGGAAACGCATCTGCAGTGCCAGGCAGAGCGTGCGCCGTCACAGGGAAGGCACACCAGCAAGCGGTGGACGCAAGCAACCATGCACCCATGACCATCACGGACTGCCCGCCGCACGAGCCATACGAGGCCCTGCTAGACCGCCTCCTGCACCAGCTGCCCCCCACCCGCGCCGCCTATCCAGCCTTTCTTGACAGCCTCTCGCAGCGCGACCGGCATCTCTTGGTGCTGCAGGGGCTCCACTCCCAGGTCTGCAACGGCGGCTTCGCGCAGTGGATTAGCAACCGCTACGCCGTGCAGGACGGCCCCACCGTGCTGCTGGCCCTGGACCGGATGCGCCAGCAGGGGGAGCCAGACGCCGCTGCCCTGGCGGTGCAGGTGGACGCCCTGGTCCGGCAGGCCAGCCAGATCGCCGGCCAAGCAGAAGACGG contains the following coding sequences:
- a CDS encoding SMI1/KNR4 family protein, producing the protein MTQTFPDYRQAFADLAAELRAHPQFTVERFELGEALSEADIRGLEAETGYELTDDLRAFYGQMNGLRLKWFLNPELTEEERQAFFLEFPDMDVENSSDEYASAAIHILPLKEVLTRDWADEIYYEPEMGFHGQALSVEEFHQSMRPFDMFSDYRACILAFTQKKDPTVFLLDDHHGVWDESKGTDVRSYLNFILATKGQSDARKRWLSEYQGYTQRVSFEAP
- a CDS encoding eCIS core domain-containing protein, with translation MTLVQRRQSTHDKPQRSVTSSQAQAQVPEAELRQAQAQQAVQRHTLRPVTAQRQAAQAPLQAATLDRQEVQRVQVQRQALADQLDALPQVEAAPLQREAQPLPTKPQTPGDWVTVMRHQAEQVEGKALDSRQYAQFTALQRQVAQTLAQGFRTDRGPTQARYDTYGEHLATLQRHEISAPVSRVVLGMVPAGERVALQRAIDTAAQRYEAETQQRATAEQRTSLQRQLAELDAEATQPVLQRIQARRGAGNPLPEAIQRHLEQGLNHDLSRVRIHDDAEADKLAKGVNAIAFTTGTDIFFQSGKFSPNTQSGLELLAHEVTHTVQQSQGRVGPGVDPDAGLESEARNMGAKLAQIMPSPKSLLPPSPHAPGVYSKGAALQRAQSGAVTTALHQPFTALGIQRQTTGGLTIQRNFVLDKVSDLAANIPGYRELCLAFGKDLVTGKRMDQNPGAILDALAGLVPGPFKDMLKVVRQQNLIPKAWAWFKGELGKLQLGSVLGEVKGAIAKFPPDLGAAKAALTRRADGLKRLIAGSARHIATIALTAIEAGLGPVGKKVMGLLKQGGDVIMQVLRNPAQFAGNLLKALTQGFGQFRTNAGKWLKEGLGTWLTGASGIQFPATLDLKGVFMTALSVMGLTYHALRGRLVKELGQGGEQKVALAEKAGGALASLTKGLHQAPEVKGQQGAIGKGVVDSLKGEVTRSLVTAGAAKVASMLVPGGAFVQALLTAFQGVQTLISQSGQIMGVIMNALGSVQAIAGGQVGAAAGFIERTIGGSIPIVLTFLGKLVGLGNFGTRIKNTVKRLRARLDAHIDKLVGRIKAILGKGKTGEQKPGAPAAKAQVLTAKIEPKQQAPHTLIFKSDGKSSSLMIHSRPRTFNDFITSIPIDDQHVEAAAIPQLNSLKARAIQLAGDIDSHNLNRQTTAGNPAVLGQLQTLADTIETIMEQFKQNHVSIVRFGGIQNGEGTWMNAKVLNQRYLEGSKPQDRDDSALYRSLNAARPKAWVRGHLLNEGLGGPGAAYNLVTLTQAANNRSGQSHYHLFEKHIKAAIMAGKTVRYNVRARHGTHPMRAVQQQLTARIATLGPGKDRQDAERMLKFLKFEQEEVALGLSVEWSELAFDNTTFSWSDAGNGGSGDVNNVLPDSLPSAANLPRTPTP
- a CDS encoding DMP19 family protein; the encoded protein is MTITDCPPHEPYEALLDRLLHQLPPTRAAYPAFLDSLSQRDRHLLVLQGLHSQVCNGGFAQWISNRYAVQDGPTVLLALDRMRQQGEPDAAALAVQVDALVRQASQIAGQAEDGDVPDNSLGDLDQLDDRYSALSDEFGLAVQGYLLAWT